The region tagATATATCCTTcttgtcatttattttaaacacttGTTATACAGATGCAATCAAGCCAGAAAAAATACCCGAGACGATACCTCAGCAAAACACAGAGGATATCCCTCCAAAAAGTTTGTAGAAATTATTccaacttatttttataatttattcttttaattattttataagtgtataaaatatatgaattttttaagctaatataaaataccattagtggaattaattatatttgcattttccgttttattatatgattattaataGTGATTCGTATATCTTTCTTAGAAAAGATGAAGTTAAAGATACTTGAGAAAAGTGAAAGATCTGAGGTAGCTGAACAACTTCCGactactgacaatgagaattGTACGTATTTCTGATATGCTGACATTAGAAATTGAATGATATATATTCGAGcgctttctatatataatgacatgttgatatatatttttgtttagtaCCTGGCACAGCTGTAGGTTTTGAAGTGACAAACGATACAAGCTTCTCGGTGTTGAGCGAGAAGGTATGCGAGAATACGCTGAAGGCGATAAAGGATATGGGTTTTACAAATATGACTGAGATACAAGCGAAAGCTATTCCACCCCTTCTGGAAGGGAGAGATTTGGTTGGCGCTGCCAAAACTGGATCTGGCAAAACTCTGGCGTTCTTAATTCCCGCCGTCGAACTGATTTACAAGTTGAAGTTTATGCCCCGTAACGGTACATAATAAACGATCGATATATATAGCTAGTATCAGAAAaacatttcgatattttttattttgtgaataatttttatgaatttgtTTTCACGTAAGTAAAAGATAACTACGTTCGTTTAAatgcgaatataatttttgcctaaaatattcaatagtGTTTGAtgtatttaacatatttagtCCTTCAATAGTGATGATTTCTATCATTGAATTTTGTAGAGATGACTTGAAAATAGAAGCTGCTGCTAGAAATAAAGTTGTCTCGATGTGTATTCTGATTATTCAATTATACAAAATCGGCAGAAGGATTTAAtggataaatatttacagGCACCGGTTGCATCATTATGTCTCCCACGAGAGAATTGTCTATGCAAACTTTCGGGGTCTTGAAAGAATTGATGAAGTATCATTATCACACGTACGGTCTGCTGATGGGTGGTGCCAGTAGGCAGACCGAAGCGCAAAAGCTCGAAAAGGGAATCAACATTATCGTGGCAACGCCGGGACGATTATTAGATCATTTGCAAAATACGCCCGATTTCTTATACAAGAATCTTCAGTGTCTGGTCATCGATGAAGCTGATCGTATTCTGGATATTGGATACGAAGAAGAGTTGAAGCAAATCATCAACATCCTTCCCAGTAAGTGACACACTGcgttaataatgttaaaagcaatttttttttcctgctACTATGTGAGTTATTGTTGCAGAACGCCGGCAAACTATGCTCTTCAGTGCGACGCAGACACAGAAGGTAGCGACGATAACGACGTTAGCCCTAAAAAAAGAACCTATATACGTGGGGGTCGACGACGACAAGGAAATGGCGACTGTGGAGGGCTTGCAACAAGGCTACGTTACGTGCCCGAGcgagaaaagatttttacttCTGTTCACgttcttaaagaaaaaccgaaagaagaaaatgatgGTCTTCTTCAGTTCCTGCATGTCCGTTAAATATCACCACGAACTCCTAAACTACATCGATTTACCAGTGATGAGTATACACGTACGTTACTAAATCATTCCCAACGCCACTCGGAGCCGCgatattttcatgaatttccGACTTAGCATTCACGCTTTCGTTAACAGGGTAAGCAGAAACAAACGAAAAGGACCACGACCTTTTACCAATTTTGTAACGCTTCTTCGGGTATTCTGCTTTGCACTGACGTGGCTGCGAGAGGTCTGGATATACCCGATGTTGACTGGATCGTGCAGTACGATCCACCAGACGATCCCAAGGTAGAGATTGTCGCATAATTTTGCTTTGCTTAACATTAAAAGAAGCAGAGAGATATTATGATCTTTCCAATAGTACGGATTAATGAATATCGATTCTTAATGTCGAACTTGTATGACTTTTAGGAATACATCCATCGTGTTGGTCGAACTGCTCGCGGGGAGGGTAGCAGCGGTCATGCTTTGCTGATATTACGACCGGAGGAGCTTGGCTTCCTTCGTTATCTCAAGGAAGCTCGCGTACCCGTGAACGAATATGAATTTTCTTGGAATAAAATCGCCGATATACAATTACAGGTAggtatatacaatacatatattatgattcttcctttaaaatatactttgaaaatttttttgtctgAATTTTAAATGCTTTGTGTTTAAATCGAAACTACGAGGCACGGAAACATGTTTAGAagtgttaatatatgtatctatgtGATTTCATCGCATCTTTTAGTAGAGAAATTGATATATGCAACTCTATCAGTTTAACTAGtctcttctaatattttagaagCGATAAAGACATAAGATTTTCTGTTTTAGCTTGAGAAGTTGATATCGAAGAACTATTTCTTACATCAGTCAGCAAAGGATGCATTTAAGAATTACGTCAGAGCGTATGATTCACATCATTTGAAGCAGGTCTTTGATATAGAGACTCTGGATTTGGTGAAAGTCGCTAAATCGTTTGGATTTACCGTACCACCAGCAGTAGATTTgagtaagtttttttttaatttaataatagaaatcatATCACCGCTAATGGAAACACATATTGTAAGTTGGGGCAAAAGTGCAAAAGTTTTCTCGGACAAatctatttataacttttttaaataaatatctttaaagattcttagatatttattcgaatttcaattaataacatagagaaaaaagtaattcaatttacatttgtCATCTATATCTGAATTAATCAAAATCTTAATTACTGGTTTCTCGATATTAGCCTCCAAATGTGGATTTGTCTTGAACCAGCACAAATATGCATTGCTAGTTAGCCTAAAGtcaaactttcttttttttcctatgtAAGAGGTGGGAATCAGCAAGTCTTCACGACCACGAAAAAGGCTCGGCGGGGGCGGCTATggacatttcaaaaatataaacgacCCGAGTTCGGCAAAGCGGCTGAATCGCACCAAGACCTTTCGCCAGATAGGCAAACGTGGGCAGGACAATCGGCAATTCAGCAGATAACAGTCATCCCCGCGCACCTTATAGGCGTAGACGGCAGACAATGGCGTACGATGGCGGCGCATCATTAGGGATCaatttaacgatattaataCATCTCGGTGTGGTAACCTGAGGATCGGCAGCATAACAATCCCGCCAACTTAATCGCTCGAAGATGATCCCGCTGCCCTACCGGCGACGTGTAAATAAGGTGCAACGCGAGAGAAGCATACGTTCAAATCGTATTTTCTCATATACATTTGGAGTCGGAATAAACTTATCCGCACcgtatgtattatgtatactGTAAATAGTTTTAGTAAAATGGTTATAAGCAAAGATCGTCCGAGTGCTCGTCAAACGGCATCTTTCGCGAGTCTCAGACATAAGAACATTTAAGGTATCAAGCTCCGGCATTGTCGATGTCATTATACAGTTTTAGATTTAACGTCAGATCGGAAATATATTCGCTTTATGTCAAGAAGTCGTTCCTGACTcattccgtttttttttcttcttaacgATTCTAAATTGTTCTGTCCTGTTtttcttaagttttttttatcaagccAGTCACAGAATCCGCGAATGCGTGcaagtttctttttctccgcTCGAAGATTCGAAGATTGCAGAGGCGATCGGGACCGGGAATGGAAGGAAGGATGCGGAGTAATAGGAGGGGAAAAAAGTTCAAGACGAAGTAATTTATAACGCGCGACACCCACACGGTTTTCACGGTGAGGCCATGTACGGACGCGTGACGTCAACGTCACTTTTGCATTTGCCGACGTGTGCGTGCGAGTGCGTACGTGCGCGCGTGTAGGCGCTGGATATACACGGCATAGAAGGTAAAGTCCGTGGGAGAGTACTAAAGAGGCGGTGTAATCGGCGCGGCCGATCGATCGGCAATCGCACCTTGAATTCGACCTATGCGCGACCCGTTCCGTCACGTATTTCGCCGGCGATTTTTCGGAATTACGGATGAGAGGCCGATCGAACGGGATCGGAGAACAGAAACGTGCCGCAGTTTAGTAGTTTAGTTCCAAATTCACGGATtcgatttatcaaattatccGAGCACCTGGATTTCAGCGATCGGATAATAATTCTTTCGGATATAATTGAAATGTCATATTTAATACAAGTATATTGAagtatattaaagtatattagTATTTATGAAGCTAATGAagtatttttagatttattggGACCGCACGAGTTCGACATCTCCGAATTTCAGACGCTCGTTGAAAAAGGACAACTTTTTCTTCCGGTTTCTTCAGCGTCTGCATTTGAATCAATGATAACCGGCTCGCCACCGTTCATCGCGATCTATTTTACAGTCTTTATTAGTGAATTAGACTATAACGAGCCTCGAGCGAGACCTCGATCcgtactttttttttgcggTCGAGCAGCGAGACGAAGGGGGGAAAGTGCGCTTTGCTTCCTTTCCGCGCGCTTAAATATTCTGCAATCGCGTGCGCTCCCTTAAGCGGCCCGGTAAGGACAAACCGGTGGCGAACGCGCGGCGTTGACACCATTTAGTCGTCGACCACGTAATGGCATTTCCACTGGTAATCCAGCCGGGCAGAAATTGCAATAAGTGCTCCTCCTACGGGATCGCTTGTTTATACATCCTGTACAAAAAGCACGCCTCTCGCGCGAGGCACGATGctggaataaatttttctattccGACGACGAGACGTGACTTGGGATTCGCAACGGTACGGTATTCGTAATACCGTTCGTTAAACCGAtctatccatttttttttacctttttagCTTTCCGTTTTCAAGGCGACTCTTCTTAGAACCTCGAAATTGAACGGAGACTCTTAGATCGCTCAAGCGACTTCTATTTTAAGGTGTAAatgaaatgtatgtatgtcaattcaatattaatttgcaaatatctTATTCATTTCTGTCGTACTTGTCGTAGTAGCCATAGTTTTCATGAGGAGCGCAGGGCATCTCACGCGAGCTACATAATCCATTAAGAATGATGGCTGAAAAACACATGAAAATTAAGtagctataattataaatcaaatatatatagtaattaactaataattataaacgtgAGTTATAAACATCACTGTTAGACTTTCGAGTCACTTTTAATAAGCGAAAAAGCACCGAGAGATTTCTCGTAAAGACGAGATTAACCGTCTCCaagataaacaaaattattcaagaGTAGGAGGAAGAAGGAGAAACGAGGCCCGGTTAAGCGCGCGTCGTTAGTCCACGGCACGTGCGtcgttaatatatatgaatcgGCGACACGCTCGCGGGTATCACCTTGTACGTTCACGCCTTGGTCGGCGCGCGTATATCGCAAGCGGGTAGGCagagttattaattatgcatTCTAAGGCACGCCGCGGAGATCCGAGATCGTAACGATGTTGCGCACCGTTGATGTAATGCACCGATCTCCGTTGGGAgaggccgcggccgcggctgGTTGCGCACTCGGGATACGTTTCACAAggcctatttttttttctccctacCTCTCCTCCTCGCGAAGTCGGGATCATCGCGATTTGCAGCGAGGAAGCGACTTGCCGCGCGTTCCCGTCTTTGTCAATCGACACGTTATTCATTCACGCTAACGATTCACGTGCCTTTCGAGTTTCCCCCCGTGTCCAGGGACACGTGAATCCGGAGTGCACGTGTATCCTGGCGATTCTGGCGTATTtgtgagatatataatatccgGTAAACATGGAATCGTTAACGTCAAATTGGGCTCGTCTTGGGAGAACTTTTGGACTGTACTACGtggtttttataaatatgttttgttacgctttttttattttgttctacAAGTCGAATCTGTATTTTGCGATCCTGAAAACGACGCGATACTTTCATTAGAACTCGaagatatcttatttttacattcgCCATATCAGATCcgtcatttaatatttttttcatgttttgtATCCATGCAGTAatacacaatttatttcttatttttgctatattgaattttaaatttaggtGCCTTTTTCTATTCAGCGACTTCAAAAaacctttaaaaataattaaattagattactAGATATATGTTTCTCTTCTCAAAAAAGTCTGACGTGAAGGATTAATGAGTTTCGACACCGCCGCAGCTTGCATGCGCGCGCAtgtcgtgtgtgtgtgtgtgtgtgtgtgtgagagagagagagagagagagagagagagaaatctgAAGccaagattaaaaattgtaattggaAACTCGTGGTTGGGGGATGGTCGGAAAGGTTTTAAAGGAAGTGGTCGTCCCTCGGGAGTCTCGCGGTACTCCGGCAGActccgaaataaaaaaaagaaaagaaaacatttccGATTGAGCaccaaaatatatagattccGCGCGAGTTCGTCCGTGAAGGaccatatttgaaaaaaaaaaagttggaaTAATTCGCCTCACGCAGCCAACGTTCAGAGAAACGGGATGGTGCGTTGGCCCGCGGACGCGGGCCTGAATCCTGAATTATCCAACTCTGCGACACGACGGTATGGCGCTTATCTCCatctccccccctctctccttctctcattccgtctctctcgctctcgctcggtGCTAGCGCGTATATGCGGAGCCCGTATATGGTAGTGGGCGGTagacgcgcgacgacgacgacgacgcggacggcgcGGGCGAGGCGtgcggcggcgcgcggcggagcGGGGCGGAGCGGAGAGGAGAGCACGGtgcgcgcgtagcgcgcaTGCGCCCGCGATCCCGGCTCCTCGGCCCGACTCGGGCCCGCTCGGCTCGGTTCGTGCGCGGGCGCGCATGCACGGGCGGTGCAATCAGTAGAGCCGAGAATTCCAAAGCGCGTGTACTTACTCTTGAATTCCCCGCGATCCGCATTCCGATTTCAAGCCTAACGCGGAGCGCAAACgagcgagggagagagacaTTCAAGCATTATCTCTACGCACGTTTAatcctccccccctctctctctttcactcctCCTCTCCGTTTCATCCGGTTCTTTCCGTTTTCGCTTTCTCCGTCCGAAACTTTTGGTCGATCGTTTCTATTTATCCTCGACGCTCCGTCTCTGTCTCGTTCCGTTCCCTCACCTCTTCCTACgctcttcctccctctctccgtCCGcgtctccctccctccctccctccatCGTCGCTCCCACGTCGTTTCTCGCGATCTAATACTGCGGCGCGCGTTTACCAGTGGGATCGTTTCTGAAAGCGCAATAGTCAACTGTGACGACGTGAGCAGACGTGAGTGTGTGTGAGAGGCTTGCAAACGCGTTCCCTGTTCCCTCGACCGcagcaagagagaaagagaaaaataccGTCGCGGAAACCGGGCGAGCCAAGCCGAGCGGGATAAAACgggagaaaaagggagaggCGAGAATCTCTCCGCGCTAGCTAATCGGGGAAAGAATCGAAGAAAACGAACGAGGAACGAACCGATACGAGGAAAAAAGCGATCGAGCGGAGAGCTATCCGGTCCACGTCACTGGCGGGGCGGAAAAAAATCggaggaaaggaaaaaagaagagaaaagaacgAACGACCGCGTACGCGGCAGAGACGAGGCAACTTTACGACTCTCTCGGAGGAGCGTTGCTCGCCCTCGCGCCTTCGCTCTCCGGCTTCCTCCCTTCCTCTCCTTCCCCCCGTCCCTCCCCTCTCGCCGCGCTCGCGCCACCCTCGCCTCGCGCGTGATTCCTCCGCGCTAGCGGGAGTCTTTCCTTCTCCCCCTTGCGCTGTGCCttcacactctctctctctgtcccaCTCGTCGTGTCACTCCCCGTTCCCCCCtcgttgccgccgccgccgccgctgccgccacCGTCGCCTTCGCTGCGGgttccttttcttttaaacgCTCCTTCGTCAGTACGTCTCCGCCCGTCCGCGCGTGTTTGGTGCTCTCTTGTGCGACCGGAGAGAGAACAGCTCCGACGTTCTCCGTCCGTCCCGACGACACCGCGCACCGTCGCGGTCCACTCGCACGCCGCCACTCCGAGTCGAGTGTTTGCATTAAGATCGTGTTttgcccgcgcgcgcgcgcccaaCACGCGCCAACCCATTCGCCATTGAAGCAGCCGAGTACAATTTGCGATGTGTGATAATACTAACACGACGACGCAGAGTATAGCGGACTACCTGTCACAGTTGCTGAAGGACCGCAAGCAGCTAGCTGCCTTCCCGAATGTCTTCATTCACGTGGAGCGGCTGCTGGACGAGGGTGAGTGACCATTACTCCTCTTTCCTActgcgaatttttttttcttctctccgtctctcgcTTTTCCCTGTTTCCTGAATTTTTTGGTGCGCCGCGGTTTGCTGCCCGCGGTGCCGCCTTTTACGCGCGCTCGACCGAGATCGTTCGTCCGAAATGGGCGAGCGGGAAAGGTCGAAGGTAAGGTTTCCGGGAAGTCCAGAAATAAATGTAGCCGCGCGGCGTCCGAAATTTTATCGGGCCTCCCGTCGCaaaacgcgagagagagagagagagagagagattacgCGCGACGCGCCATTTTGCGCGCTCGGTCGCGCCTCCGAGCGCGCTGAATTTTTCATCGTGACGTAACGTCgcgtgtttttctttttttccccacGTCAGTGAAACCGCTCGCGAAGCTCGTTCTCGCTCGCCCGTATGGACCACCGCGATTCCCAAATTCGTCTCGCCACGTAATACCAAttcgccgtcgcgtcgttttGAAATGTCCGTCGATGGAGCCGATTGGGCCCCGCGAACGCTATCAGCGAATTCCTGTGGCTGCGAACGAgacgtatatatacagggtgtcccggAAAGCAAGCCTGACTTTCCGGAGCGAGCGAGCCTGGATAGGGGCGCgggcatttttttttttttttaattttggacACGAAATAACGCAATCTGAACCATTTTCCACACGGACCATTTTCCTCTTGTTAACTCGATCGTCGTTTGCGATTTCGCGGACGTTTTTGGTGGACGCGATCGcgagggaaaaaagaaaaatctaaacGCGCGCCGGCATTTCTCAACGATGGGAAAGCACCCGGGTGTCTAGTGTATACTCGAGGGATCGACCTCATTCCCGGTTCGCGAGAAAATGACATGCCCCCCTCCTGCCCCCCGTTATTCTCTTTCCTTCCCCCGCTGCCTCGCGTTGTCGCCTCGCTCGAGCCCGCGGGGATCCGGATGATACGCGGCGTCgccgaaaaaaaataaaatttccacTCGCGCAGAGATGTGGAACACCCCGTGTACAGGTGTCGCGGTGTACCCCCCCTGTGCGTGTGCCTTATCTGCTCCTTTCGCTATCGCGACGCGCGGCGCGTGTGTGTCACgtggccggcgcggcgcagctACGGCGTGCTCGCTCCGAGAATTACGACGGGTCTCATTGGTTCAATCGAACCGAGCCCTGGAATAAGTACGTCCGACGGGAAAATAAGTTTATTCCTCGCGGCCGATCTTTTCGTGCCTTTCGTCTTTCCCCTTCTCCTCCCTCTTTCCACCTGAATGTATCTCGTGTTACGTGCTCGTTTCATTTTAAGCGCGAAAAGTAGCTAATAAATCGAcgaggaaataataatattgcacaTTGCCGTGTTTTATTAACGGAAtagatatgttaattatatgtaaacgatttttatttccatcatccaataaattattattttttacttttaaaccAACATCTTTTATTGTTTGCTCGGAGATTTTATTGGCCTGTATTTAGCTTTGCTTTTATTGAACGTGTGAGTTGtccttttattgttaattacatGCCTTGCACGGTTAAATACGAGAAGTTTGCGGGCGAAAGTTGATATCTCAAACTAAATTGCACCTTTTGAGAGCATTCGAGGCAAAACGACCGATTCGATCTCGATGAAACGCATATTCCGTCTGTTGCCAATCTTCAATAGATGAATGAAAGTACGATGCGAAATGAGAATACGTGAGAAGCTCTCCGGCGTCGTGTATAAATCTGCGACCGCGACTCATTTCTGTGGGTCGAATATCGAAGAAACGATGAACTGCGCGGGGCGGTTCACAAATCGGTCACGcttaaaaaatgcatagaataaaataaataaatcgcgcgAGTATTCCGCGAAAGCTCGGGGGTCTTTATTTTTAGCAAACCAGCGCCATTTATCGGATTATCGCCGAG is a window of Temnothorax longispinosus isolate EJ_2023e chromosome 1, Tlon_JGU_v1, whole genome shotgun sequence DNA encoding:
- the LOC139813397 gene encoding probable ATP-dependent RNA helicase pitchoune encodes the protein MSVPEKVLMRKIKKREKTKLTVLKRREEEKDAIKPEKIPETIPQQNTEDIPPKKKMKLKILEKSERSEVAEQLPTTDNENLPGTAVGFEVTNDTSFSVLSEKVCENTLKAIKDMGFTNMTEIQAKAIPPLLEGRDLVGAAKTGSGKTLAFLIPAVELIYKLKFMPRNGTGCIIMSPTRELSMQTFGVLKELMKYHYHTYGLLMGGASRQTEAQKLEKGINIIVATPGRLLDHLQNTPDFLYKNLQCLVIDEADRILDIGYEEELKQIINILPKRRQTMLFSATQTQKVATITTLALKKEPIYVGVDDDKEMATVEGLQQGYVTCPSEKRFLLLFTFLKKNRKKKMMVFFSSCMSVKYHHELLNYIDLPVMSIHGKQKQTKRTTTFYQFCNASSGILLCTDVAARGLDIPDVDWIVQYDPPDDPKEYIHRVGRTARGEGSSGHALLILRPEELGFLRYLKEARVPVNEYEFSWNKIADIQLQLEKLISKNYFLHQSAKDAFKNYVRAYDSHHLKQVFDIETLDLVKVAKSFGFTVPPAVDLKVGISKSSRPRKRLGGGGYGHFKNINDPSSAKRLNRTKTFRQIGKRGQDNRQFSR